The Anopheles coluzzii chromosome 2, AcolN3, whole genome shotgun sequence genome window below encodes:
- the LOC120950848 gene encoding lipase 1-like, giving the protein MAVVRYGNAAAAQCIWPYRWSAVCSSWWPYILVLCTLTLPLRVVARSSDAFGGYPTVFAIDEEDGMLETSELIRKYGYPIEQHEITTADGYILTLTRIPPMRTKSDHSLPVLLVHGLFASSADFLIIGPNNSLAYLLADQGHDVWLADLRGNRYCRRHTHLSSDSREFWDYTWHEMGYYDLPATIDHVLSVTGARRLHYIGYSQGTTVFFVLASTRPEYNAKIARMYALSPAVYVQQVRSPIFRWLAENGPAVKCFLDAIGMWQVLPHNPVQYALQRALCPARIARPICVHLIEQMVGPNPNGTDRLAQHIMAGHNPSGASSKQLLHFAQLNRCGRFQQFAYERPDQNLAHYGREQPPAYNLSAVTAPVALFYALNDWMVGPANVVRLAAELPNVVSLTEVQDPHFNHLDFVAAKRVRALVYDSILEQLRDL; this is encoded by the exons ATGGCCGTGGTTCGTTACggaaatgcagcagcagcccagTGCATCTGGCCTTACCGGTGGAGTGCAGTGTGCAGCAGTTGGTGGCCCTACATTTTGGTGCTTTGTACGTTGACCCTTCCGCTGAGGGTAGTGGCACGATCGAGTGATGCGTTCGGCGGTTATCCAACCGTATTCGCGATTGACGAAGAAGACGGTATGCTGGAAACG TCTGAGCTGATCCGTAAGTATGGCTACCCGATCGAGCAGCACGAGATCACCACCGCCGACGGTTACATCCTAACGTTGACGAGAATCCCTCCGATGCGCACCAAATCCGACCATTCCCTACCGGTGCTGCTCGTGCACGGGTTGTTTGCCAGCTCGGCCGATTTCCTCATCATCGGGCCGAACAACAGTCTCGCCTACCTGCTGGCCGACCAGGGGCACGACGTGTGGCTGGCCGATCTGCGCGGCAATCGGTACTGCCGGCGCCACACCCACCTATCATCGGATAGCCGCGAGTTCTGGGACTATACCTGGCACGAGATGGGCTACTACGATCTGCCCGCCACGATCGATCACGTCCTGTCCGTGACGGGGGCAAGGCGCCTCCACTACATCGGCTACTCGCAGGGTACGACCGTGTTCTTCGTGCTCGCCTCCACCCGGCCCGAATACAACGCGAAAATTGCCCGCATGTACGCCCTCTCGCCGGCCGTCTACGTCCAGCAGGTGCGCAGTCCCATCTTCCGCTGGCTGGCGGAAAACGGTCCCGCCGTCAAGTGCTTCCTGGACGCGATCGGCATGTGGCAGGTGCTGCCCCACAACCCTGTCCAGTACGCACTGCAGCGGGCCCTGTGTCCGGCGCGTATCGCACGGCCCATCTGTGTGCATCTGATCGAGCAGATGGTTGGACCGAACCCAAACGGCACGGATCGG CTAGCACAGCACATCATGGCCGGGCACAATCCGTCCGGTGCGTCCAGCAAGCAGCTGCTACACTTTGCGCAGCTGAATCGGTGCGGCCGCTTCCAGCAGTTCGCCTACGAGCGGCCGGACCAGAACCTGGCCCACTACGGGCGGGAACAGCCGCCGGCGTACAATTTGTCGGCCGTCACCGCACCGGTTGCCCTGTTTTACGCGCTCAACGATTGGATGGTTGGACCGGCCAACGTGGTGCGGCTGGCGGCTGAGCTGCCGAACGTTGTCTCGCTGACCGAGGTGCAGGATCCGCACTTTAACCATCTCGATTTTGTGGCGGCCAAACGGGTGCGTGCGCTCGTGTACGACAGCATTCTGGAGCAGCTGCGCGACTTATGA
- the LOC120951196 gene encoding translational regulator orb2-like isoform X2, producing the protein MPSLQQTTFKDFPSPDIARSLTGPDILQKHSINSLLLEHNEIISRGLPSPIDDNMSLADLLGGSQASSPTSATSSVGKGGDGSLSSSTGLAHHHHHQLQHNQQHLPQQQGQQNHQHHHHQHHHTTLGSFASSLGSSLAGSSVARPTTVCDDSGSSILSCSGGGNSSASGGSVSSNPFNFSSLRIPSPSLNSPDLLMGGGVLIGGGIAGSSSSSSSSSSGISCGGAGSAGSGQSPTTHSFYTALQQQQQQQPGSGGSSGSTADALPSSSGSGGAGGFEGFRFDTDLMLGCVGSGGIASANALATETLKQRRRNISFDCSSPTNGTSSPGEGSSPSLTLLCSNSGRNYRNGSSSYSQSQQNALSHHQQQSSTVSSVQQQQYDLLSGSNGSASGINGPAGGGAGGNGITSNNNHLGSGMGSFDSANSGTTNSSALSLFGSGNGSLSRSHSPPDHSDTSNLLTSLESTSILDMLNYLTLGQSTNSVPTTSGLHNQTSQHQQSNGGQLAPYTSTLNTLYQQQQQQQQQHQQPTAASGSFAGSNAASNNGNTVGLSGLSLGSTGFATSEYDRLQNLQALNTLRLLQQTQQLSQLQQLQFNQSLLPAATGNGGASIFGNCGAGTAAGSISTSGNNALTASGSIGSNMGCTGGNNGNNSMQGKSWSSSQQHMVVSHRQGSSSPSLNGGSAGNGNGYNDINLDRIARFHRSSAAHYDATCTWSGVLPPRSSRLVTYSSKIFLGGMPWDISEQSLVQIFKPFGSIKVEWPGKEQQATQPKGYVYIIFESDKQVKALLQSCTYTTPNGGMHVHHGGAGPAPSGAKINFKISSKRIKSKDVEVIPWNIADSNYVKSASQKLDPTKTVFVGALHGQLTAEGLAKIMNDLFDGVVYVGIDTDKYKYPLGSARVTFNNSRSYMKAVSAAFIEIRTSKFTKKLQVDPYLEDSLCSMCTVQHGPYFCREIMCFRYFCRSCWQLQHSREVYLQNHKPLTRNSKFTAIIGVGPQQHQQQSHTSGGSNGSNGNHHLHQQQSSFDHSPYYSNHHHHHHHHHHGGSGRDSLSQQSGSSLSSHNHQYHHHNNHHHQQQQQQGSRLSLLQQQQHHHHNHHRGLAKSPSPSMCNGAEGNNNGIGCGGNTSNTSSNSSSPIGVGTSGRSINASSTSSSSCSSNSLNGSNNNVNCSAGTAGGSTSSGEHVSLNLQQLSFVAGGGGTGGSDGLSGSSNGNGGSGMLI; encoded by the exons ATAACATGTCCTTAGCCGATCTGCTGGGCGGTTCGCAGGCATCATCCCCCACCTCGGCAACGTCGTCGGTGGGCAAAGGTGGAGATGGAAGTcttagcagcagcaccggcctagcgcaccaccaccatcaccagctaCAACATAATCAGCAGCATCTGCCGCAGCAGCAAGGTCAACAGAATcaccagcatcatcaccatcagcatcatcatacCACGCTCGGGTCATTCGCGTCGTCGCTTGGCTCGTCCTTAGCGGGCAGCAGCGTGGCAAGACCGACGACAGTTTGCGACGacagtggcagcagcatccTAAGCTGCTCCGGCGGCGGGAATAGCTCGGCAAGCGGAGGATCCGTTTCGTCGAATCCATTCAACTTCTCCAGCCTGCGAATTCCGAGCCCATCGCTTAACTCGCCCGACCTGCTGATGGGCGGCGGTGTATTGATAGGCGGTGGCATTgccggtagcagcagcagcagcagtagcagcagcagcggcatcaGTTGCGGTGGAGCAGGAAGTGCTGGCAGTGGCCAGTCTCCAACGACACACTCGTTCTACACggccctgcagcagcagcagcagcagcagccgggaaGTGGCGGCAGTTCAGGAAGCACAGCCGATGCTTTACCCTCATCGAGCggcagtggtggtgctggtggattCGAGGGATTTCGG TTCGATACCGATCTGATGCTCGGATGTGTCGGCAGTGGTGGAATTGCTTCAGCGAATGCATTGGCCACCGAAACGCTGAAGCAAAGACGACGAAACATTAGTTTCGACTGTTCCTCGCCCACCAACGGCACGTCCTCGCCGGGCGAAGGAAGCTCCCCCTCGCTGACACTGCTCTGCTCCAACAGTGGACGGAACTACCGAAACGGTAGCAGCAGCTATTCGCAGTCCCAGCAAAATGCATTATcccatcatcaacaacagtCGTCGACCGTCAGCAGcgtacagcagcaacagtacgATCTGCTATCGGGCAGCAATGGTTCAGCGAGCGGCATCAACGGACCAGCAGGTGGAGGCGCCGGAGGCAATGGAATTACCTCCAACAATAACCACCTTGGCAGTGGAATGGGTAGTTTCGATTCGGCTAACAGTGGTACCACCAACAGCAGTGCTCTGTCACTGTTCGGATCGGGCAATGGTTCACTGTCCCGGTCGCACTCACCGCCGGACCATTCGGACACCAGCAACTTGCTGACGAGCCTGGAAAGCACCAGCATACTGGATATGCTAAACTATCTTACTCTAGGTCAGAGTACGAATTCGGTGCCGACCACCAGCGGGCTTCACAATCAAACTTCCCAACATCAACAATCCAACGGTGGTCAGTTGGCGCCCTACACCTCGACACTGAACACGCTctatcaacagcagcagcagcagcagcagcaacatcaacagccGACAGCCGCTTCGGGATCGTTTGCTGGGTCCAATGCTGCGAGCAATAATGGAAACACAGTTGGTCTATCTGGGCTAAGCCTAGGCAGTACCGGATTTGCTACAAGCGAATACGATCGTCTGCAAAACCTGCAAGCGCTCAACACGCTGCGCCTGCTGCAGCAAACCCAGCAGCTGtcccagctgcagcagctacAGTTCAACCAGTCGCTATTGCCAGCAGCGACTGGAAATGGTGGCGCCAGCATTTTCGGCAACTGTGGCGCTGGCACGGCGGCAGGCTCTATTTCCACGTCTGGTAATAATGCGCTTACCGCAAGCGGCAGCATTGGCTCGAACATGGGCTGTACCGGGGGCAACAATGGCAATAATAGTATGCAGGGAAAAAGCTGGTCCTCATCGCAGCAGCATATGGTGGTGTCGCATCGCCAGGGCTCCTCGTCGCCGTCACTAAACGGTGGATCTGCTGGGAACGGCAATGGGTACAATGACATAAACCTCGATCGCATCGCCCGATTTCACCGATCCTCCGCCG CACATTACGATGCCACTTGCACTTGGAGTGGCGTGTTGCCACCTCGCTCAAGCCGGCTGGTGACGTACTCGTCGAAAATATTCCTCGGCGGTATGCCGTGGGACATTTCCGAACAATCGTTGGTGCaaatttttaaaccattcgGCTCAATCAA AGTCGAATGGCCTGGAAAGGAGCAACAGGCGACACAACCGAAAGGTTACGTGTACATCATCTTCGAATCGGACAAACAGGTGAAGGCGTTGCTGCAGTCATGCACGTACACTACCCCGAACGGTGGTATGCACGTCCATCATGGTGGCGCAGGTCCAG CTCCTTCAGGTGCGAAGATCAACTTCAAGATATCGTCGAAGCGCATCAAGTCGAAGGACGTCGAGGTGATCCCGTGGAACATCGCCGACTCAAACTACGTCAAGTCGGCTTCGCAGAAGCTAGATCCAACGAAAACGGTGTTTGTGGGGGCACTGCACGGTCAGCTGACGGCGGAAGGGTTGGCGAAGATCATGAACGATCTGTTCGATGGCGTCGTGTACGTGGGCATCGATACGGATAAGTACAAGTATCCGCTGGGTTCGGCTCGCGTCACATTCAACAACTCACGGTCGTACATGAAGGCCGTCTCGGCTGCTTTCATCGAGATTCGAACCTCCAAGTTCACCAAGAAGCTGCAGGTTGATCCCTACCTGGAGGATTCGCTTTGCTCGATGTGCACCGTACAGCACGGACCATACTTCTGCCGGGAAATCATGTGCTTCAG ATATTTTTGCCGTTCCTGCTGGCAACTTCAACACAGCCGTGAGGTGTATCTGCAGAACCATAAACCACTGACCAGAAACTCCAAATTCACCGCAATCATTGGGGTTGGCCCtcagcaacatcagcaacaaTCGCACACATCCGGTGGCAGTAACGGCAGCAACGGCAACCATCACCTGCACCAACAGCAGTCGTCATTCGATCACAGCCCGTACTACAGtaatcaccatcaccatcatcaccaccatcatcacggtGGCTCTGGTAGGGATTCGCTGAGCCAGCAGTCTGGCTCTAGTTTGTCATCACACAATCATCAATATCATCATCACaacaaccaccatcatcagcagcaacagcaacagggtagtcgtttaagcttgctccagcagcagcaacatcatcacCACAATCACCACCGTGGCCTCGCCAAGTCTCCCTCACCGTCGATGTGCAATGGCGCCGAGGGCAACAACAACGGTATTGGCTGCGGTGGCAACACCAGCAACACTAGTAGCAATAGTTCCAGCCCGATTGGTGTGGGAACGAGCGGCCGTAGCATCaatgccagcagcaccagcagcagcagttgcagtAGCAACAGTCTCAATGGTAGCAACAATAACGTCAACTGCAGTGCTGGAACCGCCGGTGGCAGCACCAGCAGTGGTGAGCACGTATCGTTGAACCTGCAACAGCTTAGCTTTGTTGCGGGTGGCGGTGGTACTGGTGGCAGCGATGGACTTAGTGGTAGTAGCAATGGTAACGGTGGTAGCGGTATGCTCATTTAA
- the LOC120951196 gene encoding uncharacterized protein LOC120951196 isoform X1, which yields MPSLQQTTFKDFPSPDIARSLTGPDILQKHSINSLLLEHNEIISRGLPSPIDDNMSLADLLGGSQASSPTSATSSVGKGGDGSLSSSTGLAHHHHHQLQHNQQHLPQQQGQQNHQHHHHQHHHTTLGSFASSLGSSLAGSSVARPTTVCDDSGSSILSCSGGGNSSASGGSVSSNPFNFSSLRIPSPSLNSPDLLMGGGVLIGGGIAGSSSSSSSSSSGISCGGAGSAGSGQSPTTHSFYTALQQQQQQQPGSGGSSGSTADALPSSSGSGGAGGFEGFRFDTDLMLGCVGSGGIASANALATETLKQRRRNISFDCSSPTNGTSSPGEGSSPSLTLLCSNSGRNYRNGSSSYSQSQQNALSHHQQQSSTVSSVQQQQYDLLSGSNGSASGINGPAGGGAGGNGITSNNNHLGSGMGSFDSANSGTTNSSALSLFGSGNGSLSRSHSPPDHSDTSNLLTSLESTSILDMLNYLTLGQSTNSVPTTSGLHNQTSQHQQSNGGQLAPYTSTLNTLYQQQQQQQQQHQQPTAASGSFAGSNAASNNGNTVGLSGLSLGSTGFATSEYDRLQNLQALNTLRLLQQTQQLSQLQQLQFNQSLLPAATGNGGASIFGNCGAGTAAGSISTSGNNALTASGSIGSNMGCTGGNNGNNSMQGKSWSSSQQHMVVSHRQGSSSPSLNGGSAGNGNGYNDINLDRIARFHRSSAAHYDATCTWSGVLPPRSSRLVTYSSKIFLGGMPWDISEQSLVQIFKPFGSIKVEWPGKEQQATQPKGYVYIIFESDKQVKALLQSCTYTTPNGGMHVHHGGAGPGNYGGSHTAMNGASSNGSVARAAGSSYDEAPPHQHQQSHRQQVLPMSNLNKPLAPSGAKINFKISSKRIKSKDVEVIPWNIADSNYVKSASQKLDPTKTVFVGALHGQLTAEGLAKIMNDLFDGVVYVGIDTDKYKYPLGSARVTFNNSRSYMKAVSAAFIEIRTSKFTKKLQVDPYLEDSLCSMCTVQHGPYFCREIMCFRYFCRSCWQLQHSREVYLQNHKPLTRNSKFTAIIGVGPQQHQQQSHTSGGSNGSNGNHHLHQQQSSFDHSPYYSNHHHHHHHHHHGGSGRDSLSQQSGSSLSSHNHQYHHHNNHHHQQQQQQGSRLSLLQQQQHHHHNHHRGLAKSPSPSMCNGAEGNNNGIGCGGNTSNTSSNSSSPIGVGTSGRSINASSTSSSSCSSNSLNGSNNNVNCSAGTAGGSTSSGEHVSLNLQQLSFVAGGGGTGGSDGLSGSSNGNGGSGMLI from the exons ATAACATGTCCTTAGCCGATCTGCTGGGCGGTTCGCAGGCATCATCCCCCACCTCGGCAACGTCGTCGGTGGGCAAAGGTGGAGATGGAAGTcttagcagcagcaccggcctagcgcaccaccaccatcaccagctaCAACATAATCAGCAGCATCTGCCGCAGCAGCAAGGTCAACAGAATcaccagcatcatcaccatcagcatcatcatacCACGCTCGGGTCATTCGCGTCGTCGCTTGGCTCGTCCTTAGCGGGCAGCAGCGTGGCAAGACCGACGACAGTTTGCGACGacagtggcagcagcatccTAAGCTGCTCCGGCGGCGGGAATAGCTCGGCAAGCGGAGGATCCGTTTCGTCGAATCCATTCAACTTCTCCAGCCTGCGAATTCCGAGCCCATCGCTTAACTCGCCCGACCTGCTGATGGGCGGCGGTGTATTGATAGGCGGTGGCATTgccggtagcagcagcagcagcagtagcagcagcagcggcatcaGTTGCGGTGGAGCAGGAAGTGCTGGCAGTGGCCAGTCTCCAACGACACACTCGTTCTACACggccctgcagcagcagcagcagcagcagccgggaaGTGGCGGCAGTTCAGGAAGCACAGCCGATGCTTTACCCTCATCGAGCggcagtggtggtgctggtggattCGAGGGATTTCGG TTCGATACCGATCTGATGCTCGGATGTGTCGGCAGTGGTGGAATTGCTTCAGCGAATGCATTGGCCACCGAAACGCTGAAGCAAAGACGACGAAACATTAGTTTCGACTGTTCCTCGCCCACCAACGGCACGTCCTCGCCGGGCGAAGGAAGCTCCCCCTCGCTGACACTGCTCTGCTCCAACAGTGGACGGAACTACCGAAACGGTAGCAGCAGCTATTCGCAGTCCCAGCAAAATGCATTATcccatcatcaacaacagtCGTCGACCGTCAGCAGcgtacagcagcaacagtacgATCTGCTATCGGGCAGCAATGGTTCAGCGAGCGGCATCAACGGACCAGCAGGTGGAGGCGCCGGAGGCAATGGAATTACCTCCAACAATAACCACCTTGGCAGTGGAATGGGTAGTTTCGATTCGGCTAACAGTGGTACCACCAACAGCAGTGCTCTGTCACTGTTCGGATCGGGCAATGGTTCACTGTCCCGGTCGCACTCACCGCCGGACCATTCGGACACCAGCAACTTGCTGACGAGCCTGGAAAGCACCAGCATACTGGATATGCTAAACTATCTTACTCTAGGTCAGAGTACGAATTCGGTGCCGACCACCAGCGGGCTTCACAATCAAACTTCCCAACATCAACAATCCAACGGTGGTCAGTTGGCGCCCTACACCTCGACACTGAACACGCTctatcaacagcagcagcagcagcagcagcaacatcaacagccGACAGCCGCTTCGGGATCGTTTGCTGGGTCCAATGCTGCGAGCAATAATGGAAACACAGTTGGTCTATCTGGGCTAAGCCTAGGCAGTACCGGATTTGCTACAAGCGAATACGATCGTCTGCAAAACCTGCAAGCGCTCAACACGCTGCGCCTGCTGCAGCAAACCCAGCAGCTGtcccagctgcagcagctacAGTTCAACCAGTCGCTATTGCCAGCAGCGACTGGAAATGGTGGCGCCAGCATTTTCGGCAACTGTGGCGCTGGCACGGCGGCAGGCTCTATTTCCACGTCTGGTAATAATGCGCTTACCGCAAGCGGCAGCATTGGCTCGAACATGGGCTGTACCGGGGGCAACAATGGCAATAATAGTATGCAGGGAAAAAGCTGGTCCTCATCGCAGCAGCATATGGTGGTGTCGCATCGCCAGGGCTCCTCGTCGCCGTCACTAAACGGTGGATCTGCTGGGAACGGCAATGGGTACAATGACATAAACCTCGATCGCATCGCCCGATTTCACCGATCCTCCGCCG CACATTACGATGCCACTTGCACTTGGAGTGGCGTGTTGCCACCTCGCTCAAGCCGGCTGGTGACGTACTCGTCGAAAATATTCCTCGGCGGTATGCCGTGGGACATTTCCGAACAATCGTTGGTGCaaatttttaaaccattcgGCTCAATCAA AGTCGAATGGCCTGGAAAGGAGCAACAGGCGACACAACCGAAAGGTTACGTGTACATCATCTTCGAATCGGACAAACAGGTGAAGGCGTTGCTGCAGTCATGCACGTACACTACCCCGAACGGTGGTATGCACGTCCATCATGGTGGCGCAGGTCCAGGTAACTACGGAGGCAGCCACACTGCCATGAACGGTGCCTCGTCGAACGGTTCGGTAGCCCGGGCTGCTGGGTCGAGCTACGACGAGGCACCACCTCACCAGCATCAGCAGTCCCACCGGCAGCAAGTATTGCCGATGTCTAATCTGAATAAACCGCTAGCTCCTTCAGGTGCGAAGATCAACTTCAAGATATCGTCGAAGCGCATCAAGTCGAAGGACGTCGAGGTGATCCCGTGGAACATCGCCGACTCAAACTACGTCAAGTCGGCTTCGCAGAAGCTAGATCCAACGAAAACGGTGTTTGTGGGGGCACTGCACGGTCAGCTGACGGCGGAAGGGTTGGCGAAGATCATGAACGATCTGTTCGATGGCGTCGTGTACGTGGGCATCGATACGGATAAGTACAAGTATCCGCTGGGTTCGGCTCGCGTCACATTCAACAACTCACGGTCGTACATGAAGGCCGTCTCGGCTGCTTTCATCGAGATTCGAACCTCCAAGTTCACCAAGAAGCTGCAGGTTGATCCCTACCTGGAGGATTCGCTTTGCTCGATGTGCACCGTACAGCACGGACCATACTTCTGCCGGGAAATCATGTGCTTCAG ATATTTTTGCCGTTCCTGCTGGCAACTTCAACACAGCCGTGAGGTGTATCTGCAGAACCATAAACCACTGACCAGAAACTCCAAATTCACCGCAATCATTGGGGTTGGCCCtcagcaacatcagcaacaaTCGCACACATCCGGTGGCAGTAACGGCAGCAACGGCAACCATCACCTGCACCAACAGCAGTCGTCATTCGATCACAGCCCGTACTACAGtaatcaccatcaccatcatcaccaccatcatcacggtGGCTCTGGTAGGGATTCGCTGAGCCAGCAGTCTGGCTCTAGTTTGTCATCACACAATCATCAATATCATCATCACaacaaccaccatcatcagcagcaacagcaacagggtagtcgtttaagcttgctccagcagcagcaacatcatcacCACAATCACCACCGTGGCCTCGCCAAGTCTCCCTCACCGTCGATGTGCAATGGCGCCGAGGGCAACAACAACGGTATTGGCTGCGGTGGCAACACCAGCAACACTAGTAGCAATAGTTCCAGCCCGATTGGTGTGGGAACGAGCGGCCGTAGCATCaatgccagcagcaccagcagcagcagttgcagtAGCAACAGTCTCAATGGTAGCAACAATAACGTCAACTGCAGTGCTGGAACCGCCGGTGGCAGCACCAGCAGTGGTGAGCACGTATCGTTGAACCTGCAACAGCTTAGCTTTGTTGCGGGTGGCGGTGGTACTGGTGGCAGCGATGGACTTAGTGGTAGTAGCAATGGTAACGGTGGTAGCGGTATGCTCATTTAA
- the LOC120953781 gene encoding lipase 1-like, producing MALTFLQIELISKYGYRGQTYTVTTADGYKLGVHRITRKQGPDPDRLPVLLVHGLLGSSADWLVIGPEDALAYQLAKAGYDVWLINTRGNRYSRQHVQLSPSDAAFWNFTWHEKGIYDLPAVIDYMLNDTKHPAGQIYYIGYSEGTTAYFVMTSSRPAYNRKIRLAHALAPSVLLDSVRSPVLNSLVDNAQVIMPLAFTTNLVELLRWSEQQSGMLQTMCPPETKRNPCVVLFDNLFGPNPESLDTNAIQSLVGHCPSGAAVKEVYHYHQVIQNGIFRPYQESAVDRIVVPYNLSASDVPVHIYYGMNDWIIHPKNVRKFTAALPNIRELRAVGGKKFTHLDFIAAKRIRTVLYTKIMANLQTDLVELYDN from the exons ATGGCACTAACTTTCCTGCAGATAGAGCTCATCAGCAAGTACGGCTACCGTGGCCAGACGTACACGGTCACAACAGCCGACGGTTACAAGCTCGGCGTTCATCGGATAACACGAAAGCAGGGCCCCGATCCGGACCGGCTGCCGGTACTGCTGGTGCACGGTTTGCTCGGCAGCTCGGCCGACTGGCTGGTGATCGGACCGGAGGATGCGCTAGCCTACCAGCTGGCCAAAGCGGGGTACGACGTGTGGCTGATCAATACGCGCGGCAATCGCTACTCCCGCCAGCACGTGCAGCTGTCACCGAGCGATGCGGCCTTCTGGAACTTTACCTGGCACGAGAAGGGCATCTACGATCTGCCGGCCGTGATCGACTACATGCTAAACGACACGAAACACCCGGCCGGGCAAATTTACTACATCGGCTACTCCGAAGGTACTACGGCTTACTTCGTGATGACGAGCAGCCGGCCCGCGTACAACCGCAAGATCCGGTTGGCACACGCGCTCGCGCCGTCCGTGCTGCTGGATAGTGTGCGCAGCCCGGTGCTAAACTCGCTGGTCGATAATGCGCAAGTTATCATGCCACTCGCGTTCACTACGAACCTGGTGGAGCTGCTGCGCTGGTCGGAACAGCAGAGCGGCATGCTGCAAACGATGTGTCCACCGGAGACGAAGAGAAACCCGTGCGTCGTGCTGTTTGATAATCTGTTTGGCCCCAATCCGGAATCACTCGATACG AATGCCATTCAATCGTTGGTTGGTCACTGTCCGTCCGGGGCAGCGGTTAAGGAGGTCTACCATTACCACCAGGTCATACAGAATGGAATATTTCGACCGTACCAGGAAAGTGCCGTGGATCGCATCGTCGTGCCGTACAACCTTAGTGCCTCGGACGTCCCGGTGCACATCTACTACGGCATGAATGATTGGATCATTCATCCGAAAAATGTGCGAAAGTTTACCGCTGCGCTGCCGAACATTCGCGAGTTACGCGCTGTCGGGGGTAAAAAATTTACCCATCTCGATTTTATCGCTGCCAAGCGCATTAGAACGGTCCTTTATACTAAAATCATGGCAAATCTGCAGACTGATCTGGTTGAGCTTTACGACAATTAG
- the LOC120952167 gene encoding peroxisomal membrane protein 11C-like, whose protein sequence is MSKMLNEICDMLDGYTGRDKIIRTLCYTTKLASGLYAQSDPGRAKKLAIFSSKMSQTRATLRLFDDLPMLAYSLSYGCGSKEPDRWMGLIGFVTNLIDHAYYPVDKICWLIEHNLLNVENPTRWDTINSMLWVASIYLNLMKTIRSFTVMEQHKSCIDKKENESSQAFRMLLIKQRMEAISILRLSLDLVHAGSTLPKGMLWGGRFQTWHVGLIGSISSLLGLYQYVAKKRIVKQSS, encoded by the exons ATGAGCAAAATGTTGAACGAAATCTGTGATATGCTGGACGGATATACCGGCCGAGATAAG ATTATTCGCACACTATGCTACACCACAAAGCTAGCCTCGGGGCTGTATGCACAGTCCGACCCGGGGCGTGCCAAAAAACTGGCCATATTTAGCTCGAAAATGTCCCAAACACGTGCCACGCTGCGCCTGTTCGACGATTTGCCCATGCTGGCGTACAGTCTGAGCTACGGCTGTGGCAGCAAGGAGCCGGACCGCTGGATGGGCCTGATCGGGTTCGTCACGAATCTGATCGATCACGCGTACTACCCGGTGGACAAGATCTGTTGGCTGATCGAGCACAATCTGCTGAACGTGGAGAACCCGACCCGGTGGGACACGATCAACTCGATGCTATGGGTCGCATCGATTTACCTCAATCTGATGAA AACCATCCGGAGCTTCACTGTGATGGAACAGCATAAATCATGCATcgataaaaaggaaaatgaaagcAG CCAAGCGTTCCGCATGTTGCTGATAAAACAGCGCATGGAGGCGATATCGATATTGCGGCTGTCGCTGGATCTGGTTCATGCCGGCAGTACCCTGCCCAAGGGTATGCTTTGGGGTGGCCGTTTCCAAACCTGGCACGTAGGACTGATTGGTAGCATTTCCTCGCTGCTGGGACTCTACCAGTATGTGGCCAAGAAGCGAATCGTTAAGCAGAGTTCCTAG